The proteins below come from a single Onychomys torridus chromosome 18, mOncTor1.1, whole genome shotgun sequence genomic window:
- the Adgrf1 gene encoding adhesion G-protein coupled receptor F1 — MRVGFLWLIPFFTLTKGTDSFLQQKNDNNKIKGDVSVVEKRHPVQEYEVLLQMTYRDPGEKRELKRFLKHLKSPSSCLHGPSKIIRVKSTTYCRSLKGFPECACEDSYTWFPPSCLDPQNCYLHTAGPLSSCNCPLKDLSQSVNFCERAKVWGTFEIIRTFAKDLWNSSSAVYAYYTTEIENQLKEAYRGIGGFESVRVTQFREGSIVVGYEVTGSSDTAELLSAMEQVKDKALVALRRRFSVKDGSFRVFREAQCNSVSFGFGFEDDEYTLPCSSGFTGNITIRCGRSGWQVTKESCVLSQLEELKKNFSMIAGNITEADVSSLVQNLSAIVQQSSSTTAGNLASVVSFLSDISSLSLANSFTVSNLTLKNVINIADHVLNSTSITNWTILLQEEKDASSKLLETLENISTLIPPTALPLNFSRNFIDWKGTQIQSTQSYNYHIEIIQQNASLPIQGHVLIGPEQFQKSHPKTIISMASLTFGNILPITSAGNAQINGPVITTLIQNDSINEIFLNLSKINGNLSQPHCVFWDFRHLQWSNVGCQLVNETPGTVLCRCKHLTSFSVLMSPLVPSSIISVVKWITYIGLGISIASLILCLLIESLFWKQTKKSQTSYTRHVCLVNIALSLLIADVWFIVAATVDAAVSPSGVCIAAVFFTHFFYLALFFWMLVLGALLAYRIILVFHHMALPTMMAIGFCLGYGCPLLISVITIAATQPSNSYKRSNVCWLNWSDENKPLLAFVVPALTIVAVNLAVVLLVLRKLWRPAVGERLSQDDKATAIRMGKSLLILTPLLGLTWGFGIGTMVDSQNAAWHVLFALLNAFQGFFIFCFGILLDNKLRQLLSNKMTLLSSWKQAPKQNCSDIVTKPKCLKPFNILQHKGMYSLSHTGDSSNEITLTQFLSTE, encoded by the exons ATGAGAGTTGGATTCCTGTGGCTCATCCCTTTTTTCACTCTGACCAAGGGCACCGATAGCTTCCTGCAG cagaaaaatgacaacaacaaaataaaaggagatGTCAGTGTGGTTGAGAAAAGGCATCCAG tcCAGGAGTATGAGGTGTTGCTTCAGATGACATACAGAGAtcctggggagaagagagaattgAAAAGatttctgaagcatttgaagTCACCATCGTCGTGCTTACATGGGCCCAGCAAGATCATCAGAGTGAAGTCCACCACAT ACTGCAGAAGCCTGAAGGGGTTCCCAGAGTGTGCCTGTGAAGACAGCTACACCTggtttcctccctcctgccttgaTCCCCAGAACTGCTACCTTCACACAGCTGGACCCCTCTCAAGCTGTAATTGCCCTCTCAAAGACCTCAGCCAGAGTGTTAATTTCTGTGAGAGAGCAA AGGTTTGGGGCACTTTTGAAATTATTAGAACTTTTGCCAAAGACCTTTGGAATTCATCTTCTGCTGTATACGCCTACTACACAACTGAAATTGAAAATCAA cttAAAGAAGCGTACAGAGGAATCGGCGGTTTTGAGTCAGTTCGGGTCACCCAATTTCG AGAAGGAAGCATCGTTGTTGGCTATGAAGTGACCGGCTCCAGTGACACAGCTGAGCTCCTGTCTGCCATGGAGCAGGTGAAGGACAAGGCACTGGTGGCCCTGAGAAGGCGGTTCTCAGTTAAAGATGGCTCTTTTCGAGTGTTCAGGGAAG CCCAGTGTAACAGCGTCTCCTTTGGATTCGGGTTTGAGGATGATGAATACACTCTGCCCTGTAGCAGCGGCTTCACCGGAAACATCACCATCAGGTGCGGTCGCTCTGGGTGGCAGGTCACCAAGGAGTCCTGCGTGCTCTCTCAGCTAGAGGAACTGAAGAAG aatttcagCATGATTGCAGGCAACATCACAGAGGCGGATGTGTCTTCTTTGGTGCAAAATCTTTCTGCCATCGTTCAGCAAAGCTCCTCCACCACAGCTGGGAACCTGGCTTCAGTGGTGTCATTTCTGAGTGACATTTCATCCCTGTCACTGGCGAACTCTTTCACTGTGTCTAACTTGACTCTGAAG AATGTCATCAACATAGCTGATCATGTTCTGAACTCAACATCCATAACTAATTGGACAATTTTATTACAAGAAGAGAAGGATGCCAGCTCCAAGCTGCTAGAGACACTGGAAAACATCAGCACTCTAATACCTCCCACTGCCTTGCCTCTTAATTTTTCTCGAAACTTCATCGACTGGAAAGGGACCCAAATCCAAAGCACACAGAGCTACAACTATCACATTGAAATCATACAACAAAATGCCTCTCTGCCCATCCAAGGCCACGTGCTTATTGGACCAGAGCAATTCCAGAAATCCCATCCAAAGACTATTATCAGCATGGCCTCATTGACCTTTGGGAACATTCTACCCATTACCTCTGCAGGAAATGCACAGATCAATGGACCGGTGATAACCACACTTATCCAAAACGATTCTATTAATGAAATTTTCCTGAACCTTTCCAAGATAAATGGAAACCTGAGCCAGCCTCATTGTGTGTTTTGGGATTTCCGTCATTTGCAATGGAGCAACGTAGGATGCCAACTCGTGAATGAAACTCCAGGCACAGTGTTGTGCCGATGTAAGCACCTGACCTCCTTCTCCGTGCTCATGTCTCCCTTGGTGCCCTCTTCGATTATCTCTGTGGTGAAATGGATTACATACATCGGACTGGGCATCTCCATTGCAAGTCTAATCTTATGCCTGCTCATCGAGTCTCTATTTTGGAAGCAAACCAAGAAAAGCCAAACCTCATACACACGCCATGTCTGCCTAGTGAACATCGCCCTGTCCCTCTTAATTGCTGATGTCTGGTTTATCGTTGCTGCCACCGTGGATGCCGCCGTCAGCCCTTCTGGAGTCTGCATAGCTGCCGTGTTCTTTACCCACTTTTTCTACCTTGCTTTGTTCTTCTGGATGCTTGTGCTCGGCGCCCTGCTGGCTTATCGCATCATCCTCGTGTTCCATCACATGGCTCTGCCTACCATGATGGCTATTGGGTTCTGCCTGGGCTACGGGTGCCCTCTCCTTATATCCGTCATCACCATTGCAGCCACCCAACCTAGCAACAGCTACAAGAGAAGCAATGTGTGCTGGCTTAACTGGTCTGATGAGAACAAACCTCTCTTGGCGTTTGTTGTTCCTGCATTGACTATTGTGGCCGTGAACTTGGCTGTGGTGCTGCTGGTCCTCAGGAAGCTCTGGAGGCCAGCAGTTGGAGAAAGACTGAGTCAGGATGACAAGGCCACTGCCATCCGCATGGGAAAGAGCCTCCTCATTCTGACCCCACTTCTAGGGCTCACCTGGGGCTTTGGCATAGGAACAATGGTGGACAGCCAGAATGCAGCTTGGCATGTTCTTTTTGCTTTGCTTAATGCTTTCCAG GGATTTTTCATCTTCTGTTTTGGAATTCTCTTGGATAATAAG CTGCGACAACTTCTGTCTAACAAGATGACTTTGTTAAGCTCATGGAAGCAAGCACCAAAG CAGAACTGCTCAGATATAGTTACCAAGCCCAAATGCTTAAAGCCTTTCAACATACTCCAACACAAAG